One Catharus ustulatus isolate bCatUst1 chromosome 16, bCatUst1.pri.v2, whole genome shotgun sequence genomic window, CTATGGCTGGCACAGGCTCCTGCTGAGTGCTTGGCTGGCACTCTGCCccctctgcctctgcccacTACCCTCCACTAAAATGCactgagggctggagcccctccgccctggagccaggctgtgagagctggggctgttcacctggagaagaggaggctccaAGGACACCTCAGAGCCCtttccagggcctaaaggggctccaggagagctggagagggactggggtcaagggatggagggacaggacacagggaatggcttctcactgccagagggcagggatggatgggatattgggaaggaattgttccctgtggaGGTGggaaggccctggcacagggtgctcagagaagctATGGCTGTACCTGGATCCCCAGAAGTGTCCAaggttggagcaacctgggctagcagaaggtgtccctggccatggcatgGATGTGGAATGAcatgggctttgaggtcccttccaatccaaccCAGTCTGTGGATCCTTCTCTGTCTCCCATTGACCATGCTGGATTCTAGGCTCAGAGAGGGATGTGAATGCCCAGGGACAAATcccccatccatccctcatcACAGGGAAATGCCAGGGCCATGCAGCTTCTGGGAGgaccctgctctgtgtcccagaCATGTCCCCTCTGCGGCTGTGCCCAGGAGCCCTGCACCACCTGGTCCCATGTGCCACCCtgctcagggacccccaggacctcCCCCCTCACTGGTGCCACCACCTCCCCCAGCCATGGCCACCCTCACTAAAAGACCCACAGTCCCTCACCCCACACCCTGTGTTACAGAGAGATCTGTGGAAGATGTCGAATCCGAGAAACGGCGACACCAAGCCCCCATGTTTGCCCCGCAATGGACTGGTGAAGATCCCCACGCAACCCAACGGCCTCGGCTCTGCCAGCATCACCAAAGGCACTCCTGCTGTGAAAAACCGCCTGTGCCAGCCTTCCTCCGTGCCTGCCATCCTCAGCCCGGCCTTAGCCCACCGCAGCGAcctgcccatccccagcctggcctcCCCGCTCTCCTTGGCCACTCTGGCCAGCGTCTCCTCCCCTCCCGGCGCTTCCTTGGTGGGACTGAACGTGAGTgaaggctcagagcagccctctCCGGAGCGGCTGCCAGGCTCGCCCTCGGAGCGGCAGCTGGCGGTTGACGAGAAGATCCTCAACCGTTTGTTCTGGTACTTTTCGGCGTGCGAGAAGTGCGTGCTGGCGCAGGTGTGCAAGGCATGGCGGCGGGTGCTCTACCAGCCCAAGTTCTGGGTGGGCTTGACGCCCGTCCTGCACACCAAAGAGCTCTACAACATCCTGCCCGGTGGAGAGAAGGAGTTCGTCAGCCTGCAGGGCTTCGCCGTCCGCGGCTTCGACGGCTTCTGCCTCGTGGGCGTCTCCGACCTGGACATTTGTGAGTTCATTGACAACTACCCCCTCTCCAAGAAGGGGGTCAAGTCCATGAGCCTTAAGAGGTCGACCATCACAGATGCAGGGTTGGAGGTAGGTGACTCTGTTGAAGTGACCAGGGTGGCTGAGATGCGCTGGTGGCGGGTCAGTCCtagtggccttggggacacacaTGTGGGCAGAGCTTCCACTGGTCACAGGGAAGGAGTAGGCATGGCCAtcccacaggtcctgccagcccagggatgggtgcagcctgtgcagggtcaggaggcTGCCTGTGGGTGCTGCCAGGAAGGCAGAGCCAGGTGAGGCGCCCGTGCTGGGCGGAAACGTGGCAGTGGGTGACAAGCagggctctgggaatgggacatACCTGCTTAGCTGGCTGCTCCCCAACAAGGGCCTGAGGGTCAGATAGAGATGGAGCAACTCAGGGGGCTGGGCAAGGTCCTCACTGAGATCCTTGCTCTGCGCCCTGGCCAaacccagcaccagctgctccGTGGGTACTTCTcaacagagcagctcctgtgctgggagtggGCATCAATCCCgagcctgccagcagcacctgttGGGGCTGCACCCAGgggtccctgcctgtcccctccaATTCCCCACTGGTGCTGGTGTGTCCTAAAGCAAGAGCTGAACTTATGCCAGGGAGGTCCCAGGGAGAAGATTGGACCCAGACAagactgggagcagtgggaagagGCAGGGGGGCCCAGAGGCAGCCAGGGTGGGGGCACAAGGATGCACAAGGACgggtggcagtgcccagcaagGCCTGACCCGCTGCCCCTCGGCAGGTGATGCTGGAGCAGATGCAGGGCGTGGTGCGGCTGGAGCTGTCAGGCTGCAACGACTTCACGGAGGCCGGGCTGTGGTCCAGCCTCAACGCCCGCATCACAGCGCTGAGCGTCAGCGACTGCATCAACGTGGCCGACGACGCCATTGCCGCCATCTCGCAGCTCCTGCCCAACCTCACCGAGCTCAACCTGCAAGCCTACCACGTGACGGACACAGCGCTCGCCTACTTCACCGCCAAGCAGGGTTACACCACCCACACCCTGCGCCTCAACTCCTGCTGGGAGATCACCAACCACGGCGTGGTCAACATGGTGCACAGCCTGCCCAATCTGAGTGTCCTCAGCCTCTCGGGCTGCTCCAAGGTGACGGATGACGGTGTGGAGCTGGTGGCTGAGAACCTGCGGAAGCTCCGCAGCCTCGACCTGTCCTGGTGCCCCCGTATCACCGACATGGCCCTGGAGTACATCGCCTGTGACCTGCAcaagctggaggagctggtgctCGACAGGTAAAGGGCCGTGCTGAGCTGTACTGTGCCATGCCAAGCCGAGCCATGCCATGTTGAGCCATGTTGGGCCATGCCCTGCCATGCTAAGCTATGCCAAGCCATGCCAAGTCATGCCATACCATGCTGAGCCATGCCATGACATGCCgagctgtgctgtgccgtgTCACCCCATGACAAGCCATGCCGTGCCAAGCCATGCCATGCTGAGCCATGCTGGAAGCAGAGGGTGCAGCATGGGGGCCATGGTTTGGGGACACCCATGGGTGACAAGCTGGCCCTGACACCCCGTGTCCCGGCAGGTGCGTGCGGATCACCGACACTGGCCTCAGCTACCTGTCCACCATGTCATCCCTGCGGAGCCTCTACCTGCGCTGGTGCTGCCAGGTAGGTGTGGAACACGGCTGTACCCGTCCTGGCTTGGCAAGGCAGAGAGGGCATGGTGGCACCTCCCTGGGGAGGGACCATGAGCTCAGGGTAGGCTGGTTGAAGACCCCAAGACTTGGTGCCAGGAAGCAGAGAGCTCCTGTGAGCTTAGCAGGACTCAGCCCTGGCACCCTGACCCTGCATCCTTGCCCCAGCACCAGTACCCCAGACCCAGTACCCTGCTGCAGCAACaggctccctgccctgcctccctgtTCCCTGTTGCACAACCCAGACTCAGTACCTCGGCCCTGCAcccaaaatcctgccccagCATCCTGCTGCAATATCCCACATCCTGCTCAagctcccctccccagcaccctgtCCCATCAGAgttccctgccccagcacccagagccagcacacTGTCCCAGCATCCTGCACCCTCTTTCAggttcccagccctggcacccagTTCCCTATCCCAGCTGGGCAATGCTGAGCCCTGGTGCTGTAgttgtccccgctgtcccccctcATTCCCTTCCCATCTTCTTTTCCAGGTGCAGGATTTTGGCCTGAAGCACCTCCTGGGCATGGGCAGCCTGCGCCTCCTCTCACTGGCTGGTGAGACCCTCACCCTGCTACCAGGGACCTGAGACcccatggggctggggaggcacagggcatggggacagagagccctggggacagcctggggacagcctggggacagccaggatcCGCCAAGCCAGCAGGCAcctgcacccagcccagctTGTGCAGAAAGATCCACGGCTGTGGTCTTGGGgtgctgtgttttttggggtggtgaTGTTTTGGTAGCTATGTTTTTGGGATTCAAGTTTTTAACAGTGTCAGTTTTCAAGGAGCTGTTCTGAAGGGCACTCTTTATTGaggtgctgcttttttttttttttttttttttaatactggcACTTTGAGATGCTGGGTTCTTAGGCTAGCCTTGGGGTGTAAGTGTTTTGGGTGTTGTTTTCTGGGATATTGGTGTTTTGGAACACTATTCTTTAgcatgttggtttttttgggttctGGTGAGGGGTTTCTGGGTGCTAATTTTGATGGTCTTGGTATTTTGGAGTGCTGGTGCTTTAAGCTActggtttttgtgtgtgtatttgagTGCTGGATTTTTGAGATGCTGatactttggatttttttggagtgttgggggttttgggataCTTTTTTAGCACGTTGGTTCTTTCGGGTGTGGTGAGTTTTGAGGTGCTGGGATTTTGAGGGCCTGATCCTTTGGTTctgtttggggggattttggtgcTTTGGGATACTGGTGCCATTGAGATACTATTTTTTGGGATGCTAATTTTTGGGAGGCGCTGTGTTCTGGGCTGACAGTGCACCCTGTCTCCTTGCAGGCTGCCCTTTGCTGACCACCACGGGGCTGTCGgggctggtgcagctgcaggagctggaggagctggaactCACCAACTGCCCCGGGGCCACCCCGGAGCTCTTCAAGTACTTCTCCCAGCACCTCCCGTGCTGCATGGTGATCGAGTAACGCCGGACccggccgcccgctcccgcgCCCACCCCGGCCGCCATCGCCCACCCCATCTCCCTCCGGCTGCTGGGGGATTCGAGAGACGCCCCCGATTCCAACCGAGCCCGGACATCCCCGCATCGACGCCGCCGAGCGACGCGGGCCTCCggggggagatgggggaagGCGTCGCCCCCGGCCGGAGCCCCCCCGTGTACCATGTAAATTCCCCCCACGCCGCCGCCATCGCCCGTGCTCCTCACGGTGTCCTGCCAATCCCTTCCGGACAGACGAATGGACATCATGGAAGCCCAAAGTGGGAAGGCGACGCTGTGTGACCCCCCCCGGCCGCATCCTGCTCTCCCCGCCCCGGTGCCGAGCGGGAACACGGCCCCGCCACCAAGGATGCTCCTGGGGACCAAaggatgctcccagggatgggcgAGAGGAGAATTCTTAATTTTGGGTGGCGGCGGAGGCTGGATGGGTCCCCTCACGCCCCCGGAGCGGGTCACCGAGCTCACACACCCCCCACCCCCGTGCTGCgtgtcccctccagcccccagccctgcctttggGGCACTTTCTCCCGGTGAATAGGATGTCCCTctccgcccgcccgccgccctcGCATGCTCGCTTGCTTCAGTCTCGTGCTACGGCAGGTTTCGGGGTACCCCGGGTGACGGTGACAAGTGACAGCCCCCACTGAGCCCCTCCACGCGGCTTCGCCCCGGCCGGATCCTGCCCCGGAAGCCGGGCTCTCCTGGCCAGCATCCCCCGTCGCCCTGGGGACCCCCCTGCACCCCGCGGGGCTGTGGGGGTGATGCCAACGCCGAGGAGCGACCCATCCGTCTGGGATGGGACATCCCGGGGGACCAGGGCCAGGTCTGAGCCACCACGGCGACACCGGCAGCACAGAGAGACGACAGGAAGTGGCACCTAGGACACACTGCCACCGCCACCGCTCTTCCAGCCGAAAAGCCATCGCCCCGATGCCAGCGGCAAGCGGGGCACCGGGGGGACCCCTGGGCTGAGCCGGGATGGGACCGAGCCGGCGCGGGGCTGGGGTGCCCACGGGGACCCAGCGCGGGAGGGGCTCGGTGGCCGCCCCCGGGGCATTGCCCGCGCCACACCAGCCGTGGGAGGAGTGTGGGCATGGATCTGGACGTGGGCACGGACATGGGATGGgcacggacacggacacggacacggacacgcTTTCGGTTTGTTTTGCCTTTGTACCGGCCGGGAAGGAACTGCTGCACCAACCGCCGCCTCCGCTCCCTCCTTTGTCAGAAACGCCCCTTTCTGACCCCAAAAAGGCACAAAGCCCTTCGTGGTCTTGGAACGGGGTTTGGGAGtccccggggctgcgggacaGGGTGGCACTGATGGGACCCGGACCCCCCTGGCACGGGGGTGGGGGGCTGcctgcacccccaaacccagcagtgtccctggacacggggacaggcaggacagcagcactaGAGGGTCCC contains:
- the FBXL16 gene encoding F-box/LRR-repeat protein 16, translating into MSNPRNGDTKPPCLPRNGLVKIPTQPNGLGSASITKGTPAVKNRLCQPSSVPAILSPALAHRSDLPIPSLASPLSLATLASVSSPPGASLVGLNVSEGSEQPSPERLPGSPSERQLAVDEKILNRLFWYFSACEKCVLAQVCKAWRRVLYQPKFWVGLTPVLHTKELYNILPGGEKEFVSLQGFAVRGFDGFCLVGVSDLDICEFIDNYPLSKKGVKSMSLKRSTITDAGLEVMLEQMQGVVRLELSGCNDFTEAGLWSSLNARITALSVSDCINVADDAIAAISQLLPNLTELNLQAYHVTDTALAYFTAKQGYTTHTLRLNSCWEITNHGVVNMVHSLPNLSVLSLSGCSKVTDDGVELVAENLRKLRSLDLSWCPRITDMALEYIACDLHKLEELVLDRCVRITDTGLSYLSTMSSLRSLYLRWCCQVQDFGLKHLLGMGSLRLLSLAGCPLLTTTGLSGLVQLQELEELELTNCPGATPELFKYFSQHLPCCMVIE